Within Sorangiineae bacterium MSr11367, the genomic segment TGCGGCGCCTGCGGATCGCATTTTCGGCGCTGATGGGCGCCATTGGGTTTGCCTCGCTGATCTTCGCCTCCGCGGTCGAGGGCCCGGCGCCCAGCTTGACCGCCAAGGCCGTGATGAATCGGGTCACGCAGGCGCGCGCAGCCCTCGAGGTGGCGGCCGAATGGTTCCCGGGGACGTGGGGCATTCGCAGCGTGCGGCACGCGGCCAATGGGAACTACCTCGCGGCGTTGGCCGAGCACACGTACCCACTCGGGGTCCTCGCCCTCGGCGTCTTCTTCGCGTCGCGGCTGATGGCCCGCGAGGTGGCCTCGGGCGGCATCGTGGCCTCGGCGCCGGCTTCGCGGTTGTGGAGCTTTCGCTCGCCGGCGTTTGGCATCGCGCGCCTGACGTGGCTCACGCTGATGGATAGTGCGCTGGGGCGTGTCGGCCTCATTGCGCCGTTGCTCACCATCGTTCTGATCCGGCTTCCGCTGCTCCACTGGCTCGGTGCGGGATTGAGCACGCCCGGCGCGTATGCGTACGTTGCGCTCTCGACGTCGGCCATCCAGCTCAATCAATTTGGCCTCGATGGCCACGGCATCAAATCGCTCTTCCTCTTGCCCGTCTCCACCGAGGATCTCTTTCGCGGAAAGAGCTGGGGGCTCGCGACGTACTTTCTCCTGCAGGCCGCCTTGCTCGCGCTGCTGTTCGCGCTCGTGCAAAAGACCCCCGTGATCGAGATCGTCGCGGGAAGCTTCCTCGGCGGCTCCTTCTTCCTCACGCAGAACATGGCAGGGCGCTGGACCTCGGCGTGGCTTCCGCGCCGCCTTCCTCGCCGGGACATGCGCGGTACGGGCGCGCCGGGTGCGTTGCTCTTGGTGTCGCTCGCCCTGACGGTGAGCACCGGCACCGCATTTGGCGGACTGTACGCGGCTTGCCAGCGCTTCGCCCCCGCGTGGCTGGTCCCCGTGAACGTCGCCGTGTTCACCGGATTGCTCGTGCTCGATCGGCTCACGCGCGCGTTGGCCATGCGTTACTTCGATGAACGCCGCGAACGCGTGCTCGAGGCCATCGGCTAGGGCGCCATGTGCTAAACCTGAGCCAGCATGGGCGAAAAGCAGACTCGAGCGCGTAACCACTTCCTCGCGAGCGTGTTTCACCTGATTCGCGATCGGCGCGGCGTCTCCGCCATCGAATACGGACTTCTCCTCGTGGCCATCTTGGTGCTCGTCGCTGGTGGCTACCGGCTGCTGGGCAAGAGGGATCAGAAGGCCACGCAGGTGGCCGAGGCGACCATCGTGGGCAATGCCGATTGGGCGCCTTCGGGTGGCGGCAGCGGCGACCGCGGGATCGGTGGCGGGAGCAACACGCCCGGTGGCAACAGCCCGAGTGGCGACTTGTGCGACGGCCGCTCGTGCGGTGCACCTGGCTCGTGCTTCGTCGCGGGCACCCAGGTGGCCACGCCGTCGGGCGAGCAGCCCATCGAGAGCTTGCACGCGGGCGATCCGGTGCTGGCCCGCAGCGCCGGTGGAGACGTGGAGGTCCGCCCCATCGTGCGCACGTTCGTGCATCCCGCGCACGCACTGGTCGACGTGCACACGGTGACGGTGGACGAGGTGCGCGATCGCGTGCGCTCCACGCCGGAGCACCCGTACTTCACGCTGGGCCACGGGTGGAAGGCGGCGGGCGATCTCGGGGCCGGCGAAACCTTGGTCGATCGCGCAGGGCACGAAGTGCAGGTGACCAAGGTCGTGCGCATCGCGCAGGAGGCCGAGGTTTACAACTTCGAGGTCGACGTCGACCACACGTACTTCGTGGGCAGCCGTACGAAGGTGCTGGTCCACAATGCGTGCGGCGATCCCGACTTCAAAGACTACCCGCGCCCGGATCCTGCCGCGGGGGCCGCCGCCGTCCATGCCGAGAGCACGGCGGTCACGGACGCGCAGAAGGCCGCCAACGACGCGAAGAAGGCGGCGGACAAAGCCAAGGCCGAGCAAAACAAGGCGGACCGCATGGCGACCAGCGTGGCGGCGGGCGCCAAGATCCCCCCGGAGCGAGTCCAGAAGGTCAAGGACGACGCCGCCGCGGCGCAGGCGTCCGCGAATCAGGCAAAGCTGGACGCGGAGAACGCGAAGACGCACGCCGAGAGTTTGGCGCCGGCCGCGGAGAACCAGCATATCCACGACACGCTGGACAAAATCCCCGGCAAGGGCTCGACGGATTGGGGCGCCAATGCGCCGCCCGGCAAGATGGGGGACAACTGGGGCGTCGAATACGGCAACAACGGTGGGGATCTTCCGGCCCCGGCCAAGGCGAGCCCGAGCCCGTACCGCGAATACCGCGTCGATCCCGGAGGGACGGCCACCGACGGCAAAGCAGGCAGCCGCCGCATCGTCATCGATACGCGCAATGGCGACGCGTACTACACCTGGACCCACTACGGTTCGCACGGCGATCCGGCGTTCGTGAAGATCCGGAACGGGTGGCCGTGACCTTCGATCTCAAGGCGCCCGGCGTGGTGCACGTGCCCGATTTGGACGTGGACGCGATCCGCGCGGCCGCCAAGGTGCACGGTGCGGTGGTCTACGTCATGCCGGACACCGGCATCACCGATCGCGCGTCGTTCTTCGCGTGGTTTCGCGCGCACGTGCCGCAGGATCCGCCGCTGGTGAGCGCGCGGAGTTGGGATGCGTTCCGCGATTCCATCCGGAGCGGCCTGCTCGACGAAACGCCGCGCCGTTTCGTCATCGTGTGGCCGAACTCGGCCGCCATGGGCCCGCCGGACGAGCGCCAGAACGCGCTGGACGTTCTCGCGCAAATCGTGGGCGATCTGACCGATGCGCGCGCGACCCGCGGTCGCACGAAGCACGTAAGCGTTCTCGTCGGATAGGTGCGCGCTGACGGTCGGTCGAACGCGCGACTCGCACGTGCGTTCGACCGAATTTGGCATTCCATCATCGAAAGATTGAACGGAGTGCCCAAAGGGGGGCACTGCCTTCGCTGAGGGGATTTTTGCCGCGGATTTCGCCAAAAATTCTTTGCAAATCTTAATGGCGATGATCGCAACTTCTAGTTGCGATCGAACTGGCCCGCCT encodes:
- a CDS encoding Hint domain-containing protein, translating into MGEKQTRARNHFLASVFHLIRDRRGVSAIEYGLLLVAILVLVAGGYRLLGKRDQKATQVAEATIVGNADWAPSGGGSGDRGIGGGSNTPGGNSPSGDLCDGRSCGAPGSCFVAGTQVATPSGEQPIESLHAGDPVLARSAGGDVEVRPIVRTFVHPAHALVDVHTVTVDEVRDRVRSTPEHPYFTLGHGWKAAGDLGAGETLVDRAGHEVQVTKVVRIAQEAEVYNFEVDVDHTYFVGSRTKVLVHNACGDPDFKDYPRPDPAAGAAAVHAESTAVTDAQKAANDAKKAADKAKAEQNKADRMATSVAAGAKIPPERVQKVKDDAAAAQASANQAKLDAENAKTHAESLAPAAENQHIHDTLDKIPGKGSTDWGANAPPGKMGDNWGVEYGNNGGDLPAPAKASPSPYREYRVDPGGTATDGKAGSRRIVIDTRNGDAYYTWTHYGSHGDPAFVKIRNGWP
- a CDS encoding barstar family protein, with amino-acid sequence MTFDLKAPGVVHVPDLDVDAIRAAAKVHGAVVYVMPDTGITDRASFFAWFRAHVPQDPPLVSARSWDAFRDSIRSGLLDETPRRFVIVWPNSAAMGPPDERQNALDVLAQIVGDLTDARATRGRTKHVSVLVG